The Syntrophorhabdus sp. genome segment CGGGAACAGCAGGATCGTTCAGTGGGAGGAAAAATCGCCCCGCGCGAGGTCCAATCTGGCATCGATGGGGATATACGTCTTCGACAGGAAGTACCTGATAGGCCTTCTCACGGAGTCCAAGGAGGATGATTTCGGACACCACATCATCCCCCGGGCCCTGGAGGAGAATGTGGTATATGCCTATCCCTTCGACGGATACTGGCGCGATGTCGGCACCGTCCAGGCATACTGGGACGCGAACATGGACCTCCTCGATCCTTCGTCCGGGATAGACCCGGGAGCCTGGAGGACAATGACCAACATAAACGCCGGCGGACCGCCTTTCGACAGGCCTCCCGTTCTGGTATCCTCCGGGGCGCGGGTCGAGCGTTCCATCGTGTCCCCCGGCTGCACCGTCGAGGGACATGTGGAAAACTGCGTTCTTTCGCCCGGAGTAACGGTGGAACGCGGCGCATCCGTCCGCGACTCCATCATAATGCACGATTGCCGCATAGGCGAAGGGGCGCGGGTCGAGCGTTCGATCATCGACAAGGAGGTTGTCGTGGGGGCGCGTACCACGGTCGGTATCGGCGACCCGAAAACGATCAACCGGACTCATCCGGAACATCTCTACTCTGGCCTCACCGTCGTCGGAAAACGGGTCGTCATTCCCGCCGGGATCAGTGTCGGCACGAACTGCATCATTGACCCCATGCTCGGTGCCGAGGCTTTCCCGCGAGAGGTCGAAAGCGGAATGACCGTGACGGGGATGTGAAAGCGATAAGGATCCTATGGCTGACAGCGTGATCAAAAGAGAGGACATCCACGCGCGGTTGACCGAGATCGGCAAAGCCGACATCCTCGTCGGAATCCCGAGCTACAACAACGCCCGGTCCATCGGTCACGTGGTCCGGGCCGTGCAGGCCGGCCTTGCCAAGTACTTTCCCGAAAGAAAAACGGTCCTCGTGAATTCCGACGGGGGATCGACGGACGGCACGATGGACGTCGTTCACGACACTGCCATCGATGATTTCCGATCGATCCTGCTCTCCCACCGCGTGGAATCCTTCTCCAAGATAGCCATTCCTTACCACGGGATCCCCGGCAAGGGAAGCGCCTTCAGGACCATCTTCGAGATCGCCCACGCTCTCGACGTGAAGGCCTGTGCCGTGGTGGACTCCGATCTGCGCAGCATCACCCCCGAGTGGATAGAACTCCTTGTCAAGCCCGTCATGGACGACGGTTACGACTACGTCGCCCCCCTTTATCATCGCCACAAGTATGACGGGACGATCACGAACAGCATCGTCTATCCCCTGACACGGGCCCTGTACGGAAAGAACGTGCGCCAGCCCATAGGGGGTGATTTCGGATTCTCGGGGAAACTGGCAGGATTCTACCTGTCCAAGGACGTCTGGGAAACCGATGTTGCGCGCTACGGCATAGACATCTGGATGACGACAACGGCCATAGCAAATGACTTCCGCGTCTGTCAGGCCTTCCTGGGTGCAAAGATCCACGATGCCAAGGACCCGGGGGCGGACCTTTCCGCCATGCTCTACCAGGTCGTGGGGGCAACCTTCGACCTCATGGAGGAATACCCGGGAACATGGAAAGGAGTGACAGGGACACAGTCCGTGCCCGTTTTCGGGTTCACCTACGAGGTCGGCCTTGAACCCGTGAGCGTCAACATCCAGAGGATGATCGATAAGTTCACGCTGGGTGCCAGAGAACTTGTTCCCCTGTGGGAGAACATCCTGTCCCGGGAGACCCTCGGCTTCCTCAGGAGACTGGCCGATGGAACCGGGGACGACTTTCACATGCCCGACACCGTGTGGGTGGACATCATATACAGCTTCGCCCTGGCCGCGCATCGCAACGTGCTCAACAAGGAACACCTTCTCAAGTCGCTGACCCCGCTGTACATAGGACGCACTGCGTCATTCGTGATCGAGGGCCGGGAAAGCAGCGGACCCGAGGTGGAAGAGAAGATAGAGAACCTCTGCGGGGTGTACGAGAAGCTCAAACCGTCCTTCGCGGACCGCTGGAAGTAAAACGAAAGGGGGCTTTATATGAATTTTCTTCAAAGGGTCATTATAGAACCTTTCGAGAGCTCTTACGAGAAGTTCCTCACATTCATGCCCAACTTCCTCACCTCCCTGGCGCTTCTCATCGTGGGCATCGTCCTTGCCGCGGTTCTCAGGATGGTCTTTCTCCGGATCTTCCGTGCCGTGAACCTCGACAGGGCGGCCCAGCGGCTCGGGCTCTTCGATATGCTCCTCAAAGGCGGGATCAGGGACTCCCTTTCGTCCTTTATCGCAAGGATCATCGGATGGCTCGTCATCTTCACCTTTGCCGTCGTGGCGGTGCAGACACTGAAGATACCCACCGTCGAGCACCTTCTGGAACGCTTCTTCCTCTATCTCCCCAATGTCTTCACGGCGGCGGTGATCCTTCTCTTCGGCTACCTTTTCAGCAACTTTTTCGGACGGGCCGCCCTCATAGCCTCCGTCAACGCGGGAATGAGAAGGGCCGGCCTCGTGGGCAGGCTGGTCAAGATCACTGTCTTCATCCTCTCCGCCACAATGGCGATGGAACAGCTCGGGATCGGCCGGGAGACCGTCCTCATAGCCTTTGCCATAATCTTCGGCGGCATCGTCCTTGCCCTCGCCATCGCCTTCGGTTTCGGCGGGAGGGACATCGCGAGGACCTATCTGCAAAGGACCATGGGAAAAGACAAGGAGGAAGAGGAGGAGCGGGACGATATAAACCCGTTGTAGGGTTTTACGTTGTCAGTTTTAGGTTTTTCGTTGAAGACCATCGTTGTCTTGACCCTTATCCCCTCTTTCCATTGACAGGCGGTCCAGGATTCTGTTCTTATTTTGAAAATACGATGACAGGGAGATAACGGCGGATGATCGAGTTCAGGAAGGTTGAATCGGAGAGCATTTTTCTGGATCCGCGGAAAGGCTTTGCGCCCACCACGGTCCGCTTCCAGGTCCGCGTCGATCCGCTGACGGGGAGGACATGCCACTTCTCCCATTTCGGGGCCATCAAGCCGCAAAAGCTCGACCTTGCCGGGTATCACGACCCCGCCGTGAAGGGCTTCTGCCCCTTCTGCGCCGAACACCGCGAAAAGGCGACACCCAGGTTCACACCTGATATCGTCCCCGAAGGCAGGCTGACACAGGGAGAGGCATTTCTCATACCCAATCTCTTCCCTTACGATATCCACAGCGGAGTCGTCGTCATGTCCGACGATCACGTCGTCGGTCTCAGGGAACTGACGAAAGAGAGGCTTCGCGACGCTTTCGCCCTGGGCATCGGGTTTCTCCGCCGCATCGCCGCCATCGACGGGTCGCTGCCCTATCACCTGATGACCTGGAATTACATGCCGCCTTCGGGGGGAGGTCTGGTACACCCGCACCAGCAGTATTTCGCCACCGCCCACCCTGGCAACCAGTTCACGGACGAACTCTCGGCATCGCGACGCTTCGCGGAGCGTTACAGGCAGAATTACTGGTACGTCCTCGCGAGGCGGGAAGAGACAGAGAACGAGCGGTACATCGCACGGCTCGGTTCGGGCCACTGGATAGCCCCCTTCGTCTCTCTGGGGCTCCTCGGTGAGGTCATGTGCGTCTTTCCCGATGTCTTCTCCCTTGACGAATTCACGGACGACGATATCGACGACCTCGTCGCCGGTCTCGACCGGGTCTTTCGCTATTATGAAGACTCCGGGATCTTCAGTTTCAACGCGTCGCTCTCTTTCGGCCCTTGCGACCAGGAACACTTCAGCGCCTATTTCCGCATCGTCCCCCGGACGTTCCTCAACATGCGCGACTTCGCCCCGGATCTCAACTTCTTCCAGGCCATCCTCTCCGAACCCATCTGCGTGGTCCTCCCGGAAGACCTCTGCAGGGAGCTGAAACCCTACTTCAAGTAAAAAGACCGTTCCAGGTTTCAAGTTTCAGGTTTCAGGTTTGAAACAAAAGCGTATTTCCAGTCTTTGTCTTTGACTTGAGACCTGAGACATGGAACCTGAGGCCATCTTTTGCTTGCATCATCCTCCTTCTATGCTATAGTTCCTGTATGGATCTCCTTGAACTGGTAACGAAGAACAGGAGCCATCGGCGCTTTCAGGAGAGCGAATCCATAAGCATGGAACAGCTGGAAGGTCTCGTGGAGCTTGCCCGTCTTTCACCGTCGGCCGCGAATCTCCAGCCCCTTAAGTTCGTCCTTTCCAACGACCCCGCCCGCAATGGATCCATTTTCTCCTGTCTCATCTGGGAGGATTACGTCAAGAACTCCCGCGGGCCTGCCGAAGGCCGGCGGCCGGCGGCATACATCATCATTCTCGGCGACACCACCATCACGAAGGACTTCTCGTGCAACCACGGGATCGCCGCGCAGAGCATGCTCCTCGGCGCCGCGGAGATGGGTCTGGGCGGCTATATGTTCGCCGGGGTGGATAAGGCCAGACTGGCATCTCTTCTCGGGATATCCAGGGAATATGAGATACTGCTCGTCATCGCCCTGGGTGTGCCCAGAGAACGTGTTGTCATCACGGAGGCGAAAGACGGGAACATTGCTTACTGGCGCGATATCAACAAGGTTCACCACGTCCCGAAACGCCCCCTGGAGGAGATCATACTGGATCTGTGAAAGACGGTTTCAGGTTTCAAGTCAGAACACTTGGAGATGGTATGACTGTGCTGGAACTTGTTACAAAGAGCAGAAGCTATCGGCGGTTCCACGAGGATAGGCCGATCGGTCTGCAGCAGCTTAAGAGGCTTGTCGAGCTTGCCCGCCTTTCACCCTCGGCGAGGAACATGCAGCCTCTAAAGTTCATCCTGTCCCATGACGCCCGGAAGAACGCCGCCATATTCTCGTGCCTTGCCTGGGCAGGCTATCTCAAGGACTGGCCAGGCCCCGAAGAAGGCGAAAGACCCTCCGCCTACATCATCATCCTTGGGGACACGTCCCTCACGAAGGACTTCGGCAGCGACCACGGTATCGCCGCGCAGAGCATACTGCTCGGGGCGACCGAGATGGGGCTCGGCGGCTGCATGCTCGGCAATATCAAAAGGGACCGCCTGAGGGCCCTTCTCAATATACCCGGGCAGTACGAGATCCTCCTCGTCATCGCTCTCGGAGCGACCAGAGAACAGGTCGTCATCGACGTGGTGAAAGACGGGGACGTAAAGTACTGGCGGGACGCCGACAAGGTCCACCACGTCCCCAAGCGCCCCCGAAGGGAACTGATACTCAAGATATAAAAGCGCTCACGGGCACACGGGTCGGCGCTAAAGCGCCTACGGGCACACGCGAAAAAAACAAAGAGACTTTCAGGTAACGTGATCCTGATATTTCCCCTCTTTGCCTCGTCTGCCCGTTTGCGCGCGAAGCGCGCAGACCCGTGTGCCCGTTCACTTTTCTATTTCCTGTCCAGGAGTTCCCTCACCTTTTTGAGGAGCAGCGTCGGGGATACCGGCTTGGGGAGGTATTCCAGGGATTCGTCCTGTATCCCCTTGTCCGTGATGACATCGGCGGCATACCCGCTGACAAAGAGCACCTTTGCATCCGGCCGGACCATGATGATCTCGTCGTAGACCTGCTTGCCATTCCTTTTCGGCATGACAACGTCAAGGATCGAGAGGTCTATCACGTGAGAGAACTCGGTAAAGCGCTCGATGGCCTCCTGTCCGTCGACCGCTTCTATCATGCGATAACCAGCCTTTCGCAGAACCTCCCGGGTAAGCTCCCGGACGCTCCGGTTGTCCTCGGCGATGAGGATGGTCTCGCCGCTGCCGCCCCGCATGCCCTGAACACCTGCACGTTTGCGTACCCTTTTCCCTTTCGCGACGGGGATGTAGACCGTGAAGGTCGTTCCCGCCCCGGAGGCACTGCAGACATCAATGAAACCGCTGTGCTGTTTGACTATGCCGTAAACGATGGAAAGGCCGAGTCCGGTGCCTTTGCCCGGCTCCTTCGTGGTAAAGAAAGGTTCGAACATCTTCTCCTGCACACGGGGGTCAATGCCGCATCCGGTATCGACGACGGACAGGACAGCATAATCGCCCACTTCTCCGAAACCCTTCGCGGCAATGAAATCCTCGTCGATCGACAGAACATCGGCTGAGATCAACAGGGTCCCGCCGTCGGGCATGGCGTCCCGGGAGTTCGTGGTCAGGTTCATGAGGAGCTGATAGATCTGCGTCGCGTCGGCGAGGATGGTACATTCCTCGCGGGGAAGCCGGATCTCGAGTCTCATGTCCTCTGGAAGAAGCCTTTCCAGGAGTCTTTGCACCCCTCTGACAAGTTCGTCCAGCTTCTGGGGCTTCATCTCCATGACCTGTTTTCTTCCAAAGGCAAGAAGGCCGCCGGTGAGCTGCGCGCCTTTCTCGGACGCCATGCTGATCTCCTCGACATAGAGCTGATGGGGGTCATCCTCGTCGAGTTCCGTTTGAAGGAGACCGCAATAGCCCATGATGGTGGTGAGGATATTGTTGAAGTCGTGGGCCATGCCCCCGGCCAACTGTCCGATGGCCTCCATTTTCTGGGCCTGCTGAAGCTGTTCCTCGAGTATGGTTTCCTTCGTGATGTCGAGGAGGGTCCCGATGGCGGCCGGTCTGCCCCTGTAGTCGAATGAGCTCCCCAGCACCTCCACCCTGGCGACGAGGCCACTCTTGCGCGTCATCCGAAACCTGTACTGGATACTCCCAGTCTCGCCACTGAAGCGCTTCCTCAGGTTCTCTTCCACAACGCCGCGGTCTTCTCCGTGGACAAGATCGAGAGGCTCCATCCTGTCCACTATCTCATCGTAGCCATAGCCGGTTATCTCACAGAACCTCCGGTTCACATACCGGAAGAGACCATCCTGGATGATGTAGAAGCCGGCCAGGGACTCCTCGGCAACACCCCGGTACTTTGCCTCCGATTCCTTAAGCATCTCGCCTGCCCTTTTGAGCTCCGTTATGTCGATAACGACGCCGACAATACCGCCGGGGGTACCGTCCGGCCTGTGGAAGGCGGCCTTCCTGATTATGACGTAGTGGACACGGCCCGAAGGGTCGATGACCACCCCGTCGTACTCGAGTACCCCCCCTTTTTTCATCAGTTCCCTGTCCTTGCTTGCATGGACCTTCGCCTCCCGGGCGGGTTCGATGTCGAAGACGGTCTTCCCCCGTATCGTCTGGCACGAAACGCCGTAATATTCCTCGAAGGCCCTGTTGCACTGGATGAACCTTCCTTCAGGGTCTTTGATGAATATGGGATTCGGCATGGTATCAATAAAGGTCTGGAGGAGTTCCACCTGTTCCTCCAGCTTCTTCTGGACCTCAACCCGTTTCGTTATATCCCGCATGAAAACGAGCGTGGCAGGCTCGCCCTTCAGGGTTATCACCGAAACGGCCGCCTCGAAGAACATGACCTTCCCCTTCACATCGATTATCCGGAGCTCGTATCGCGTGGGAATGTCCTTGCCCGCCTTGCGGCCCTGGCGATAGCGGTCGATGCGATCATAATCGTCGGGATGAATGAACCGCCCGATGCCGGTTCCCAGGATCTCCCTCGCGTCACGAACCCCCACCGCCTCGACGTACTGCTGATTGGCATAGACATAGACACCGTCCCTGAATATGGCCACACAGTCATTGCAGTTCTCGATGGCGACCCGATATCGTTCCTCGCTTTCGCGCAGGGCCTCCTGCGCCTCCTTCTGCGCGGTGATGTCCGTTACGACACCTTCGATGTAGTGCTCCCTGCTGTCGAGACGGGCCGAAATGAGAGCCCAGAACACGCTTCCATCACGCCTCGCCATCAGGACCTCATGGCGGTCGACCCTCTTGTCGCGCTTGATCGCCTTCAGGATCCGCCGGCGGTCACGGGGGTCAGCGTAAAAATCCGCCGCATGCAGGTCACCGTTGTTGTCGATCCCGAACATCTGCGACAGGGTGAGGTTGGCATCGACGATCCTCCCGTCGGCGAGGGAGCTTCTGAACATGCCCGCGGGAGAGTTCTCGAAGAGGTAACGGTACTTCACCTCCCTTTCCTTCAGCTCTTCTTCGGCCATCTTCTTCTCGGTGATATCCGTCGCCACGTGGACCACCCCTATGGGCACACCCGACGCGTCCACGATGGGTGCGCAGGAGACAAGAAACGTTCCGTGTATCGTCTCGATCTCCATCTCCACGGTCTCGAGGCTTCCCCGGGTGAGAAGGGAATGCATGGGACAGCCCCGGGCGGGTTCGTCCGTACCGTGCATGACCTCGTAGCATTTCCTTCCGATGAGCTCATCCTCAGCGACTCCCGCTATTTCCTGCGATCTCTTGTTGGCTGCGACGATGGTGAATTGGGTGTCAAGGACCAGGATGGGCTGGAGCGTGGCCTTGAGAAAGCCGTCCCATTGCCCCATCATGTGCGCGAGCTCCCTTCCGGCGGAGAGTCCGTTCGTTCTGCCGGCGCGGGCATCGGCAGCAGACCCCTGCCTCGTGCGGCATGGTTGCGAAGTGTCAGGCTGCGCAGGCGACCTCTTTTTCATGCTCACCCGTTCTCGGTGTGTCTGAAGGTCCTGATTTCTTCAATGATACACCATTCCCGTCACAGGTCAAGAAAAACGCATGCGCCGCCCCTGTGACCCGCCCTTTGACAGGGAACGGGAAAGGAAGGTAAAGTAGACCGAAAGGAGTGTTCGTCATGAAGATCCGTATCACAGCAGGTACCGTCTCCGTGGAAGCGGAGCTTGCATCTACGCCATGCGCCGCAGCCGTTGCCGGGGTTCTGCCCGTAACCGCATCTCCCAATGAGT includes the following:
- a CDS encoding glycosyltransferase — protein: MADSVIKREDIHARLTEIGKADILVGIPSYNNARSIGHVVRAVQAGLAKYFPERKTVLVNSDGGSTDGTMDVVHDTAIDDFRSILLSHRVESFSKIAIPYHGIPGKGSAFRTIFEIAHALDVKACAVVDSDLRSITPEWIELLVKPVMDDGYDYVAPLYHRHKYDGTITNSIVYPLTRALYGKNVRQPIGGDFGFSGKLAGFYLSKDVWETDVARYGIDIWMTTTAIANDFRVCQAFLGAKIHDAKDPGADLSAMLYQVVGATFDLMEEYPGTWKGVTGTQSVPVFGFTYEVGLEPVSVNIQRMIDKFTLGARELVPLWENILSRETLGFLRRLADGTGDDFHMPDTVWVDIIYSFALAAHRNVLNKEHLLKSLTPLYIGRTASFVIEGRESSGPEVEEKIENLCGVYEKLKPSFADRWK
- a CDS encoding nitroreductase family protein, coding for MTVLELVTKSRSYRRFHEDRPIGLQQLKRLVELARLSPSARNMQPLKFILSHDARKNAAIFSCLAWAGYLKDWPGPEEGERPSAYIIILGDTSLTKDFGSDHGIAAQSILLGATEMGLGGCMLGNIKRDRLRALLNIPGQYEILLVIALGATREQVVIDVVKDGDVKYWRDADKVHHVPKRPRRELILKI
- a CDS encoding glucose-1-phosphate adenylyltransferase is translated as MKGPAAILLAGGVGSRLNILVRHRAKPAVPFGGIYRIIDFTLSNIGNSEMTSVAVLTQYKPLSLMDHIGDGSSWDLSGRSRSVKIFPPKTGEEDWDWYRGTADAVRQNISFVMSAKSDEIMILSGDHVYHMDYRRMVSFHRQKKARVTIATIPVPWEETHQFGTAITDGNSRIVQWEEKSPRARSNLASMGIYVFDRKYLIGLLTESKEDDFGHHIIPRALEENVVYAYPFDGYWRDVGTVQAYWDANMDLLDPSSGIDPGAWRTMTNINAGGPPFDRPPVLVSSGARVERSIVSPGCTVEGHVENCVLSPGVTVERGASVRDSIIMHDCRIGEGARVERSIIDKEVVVGARTTVGIGDPKTINRTHPEHLYSGLTVVGKRVVIPAGISVGTNCIIDPMLGAEAFPREVESGMTVTGM
- a CDS encoding PAS domain S-box protein; the encoded protein is MKKRSPAQPDTSQPCRTRQGSAADARAGRTNGLSAGRELAHMMGQWDGFLKATLQPILVLDTQFTIVAANKRSQEIAGVAEDELIGRKCYEVMHGTDEPARGCPMHSLLTRGSLETVEMEIETIHGTFLVSCAPIVDASGVPIGVVHVATDITEKKMAEEELKEREVKYRYLFENSPAGMFRSSLADGRIVDANLTLSQMFGIDNNGDLHAADFYADPRDRRRILKAIKRDKRVDRHEVLMARRDGSVFWALISARLDSREHYIEGVVTDITAQKEAQEALRESEERYRVAIENCNDCVAIFRDGVYVYANQQYVEAVGVRDAREILGTGIGRFIHPDDYDRIDRYRQGRKAGKDIPTRYELRIIDVKGKVMFFEAAVSVITLKGEPATLVFMRDITKRVEVQKKLEEQVELLQTFIDTMPNPIFIKDPEGRFIQCNRAFEEYYGVSCQTIRGKTVFDIEPAREAKVHASKDRELMKKGGVLEYDGVVIDPSGRVHYVIIRKAAFHRPDGTPGGIVGVVIDITELKRAGEMLKESEAKYRGVAEESLAGFYIIQDGLFRYVNRRFCEITGYGYDEIVDRMEPLDLVHGEDRGVVEENLRKRFSGETGSIQYRFRMTRKSGLVARVEVLGSSFDYRGRPAAIGTLLDITKETILEEQLQQAQKMEAIGQLAGGMAHDFNNILTTIMGYCGLLQTELDEDDPHQLYVEEISMASEKGAQLTGGLLAFGRKQVMEMKPQKLDELVRGVQRLLERLLPEDMRLEIRLPREECTILADATQIYQLLMNLTTNSRDAMPDGGTLLISADVLSIDEDFIAAKGFGEVGDYAVLSVVDTGCGIDPRVQEKMFEPFFTTKEPGKGTGLGLSIVYGIVKQHSGFIDVCSASGAGTTFTVYIPVAKGKRVRKRAGVQGMRGGSGETILIAEDNRSVRELTREVLRKAGYRMIEAVDGQEAIERFTEFSHVIDLSILDVVMPKRNGKQVYDEIIMVRPDAKVLFVSGYAADVITDKGIQDESLEYLPKPVSPTLLLKKVRELLDRK
- a CDS encoding nitroreductase family protein, translating into MDLLELVTKNRSHRRFQESESISMEQLEGLVELARLSPSAANLQPLKFVLSNDPARNGSIFSCLIWEDYVKNSRGPAEGRRPAAYIIILGDTTITKDFSCNHGIAAQSMLLGAAEMGLGGYMFAGVDKARLASLLGISREYEILLVIALGVPRERVVITEAKDGNIAYWRDINKVHHVPKRPLEEIILDL